The sequence CGGCTCGGTCAGCGGGCGGCCGCATCGCCGGCCGCGACCATGGTGTCGCTGATCACGCCGTAGACCCCGGTCCAGGACTCCTCGACGGCGGGCGTCCACGCGTCGCCCGCGTAGTGCTGCAAGGTGGCTATCAGGCTGGCGCCCACGGCCGGGTAGTGCTCGGCCAGCGCGCCGTAACCCACGTGCCGCCGCCCCAGGTTCTGCAGCATGCCGGTCAGTGTCTCGGGGTTCTCGATGTTCGCCACCAGGGCGCCCAGAGCGGCCCACAGGCGATCGCGCTGCTCGTCGATGTGCGGCGCGAACAGCGGGCGCACCTCGGGGTGGTTGGCGAACAAGTGCTCGTAGAAATATGCAGTCACCTGCGAGCCGTTCGGCTCGACAACCTTGAAACTGCTACGGATCAGCGAAGGGTCTACGGTCATGGCGGCCGACTCTAGCCAGAGGCAAGGGAATCGAACAAGTTGTGCCGGTGAGAAGAAGAAGCGGGCACCGCATTACCATCACCGGCCGATCGGAAATCACGTCGTACGGGAAAACCAGCCATGTCGGCACATCGGAGGAACCGGCCCGAGGAGCAAGTCGAACCGACGAGTCGGCCCCGGCTCACCCGCGAAAGCAGCCGGACGGTGCTCTCCGCAATTCCGCATTCCGGACGGCATCTCCGGGGGGCGTACATCCGGCGGTCCGTCAGGATTCACCGGATGGACCGCGATCGCGGACACCGCCCTGGATTCGGCCGAACCGCCGGGCGGCAGGCACGGGCGCGGCGGTCCGTCCGAGCGCGGCGTCCCGGCCGCCGGGATGGCCGGTCGCCGAGTTATCCACAGGCGGGCGAAAACGTCCGCCCCGGGACGGCGCGGACATGGTTCACTGCGAAGACGCGAAGGAAGGGAAGATCGTCGTGCCGCATGAGGTGGATGAGTCGTTCATGGCGTTGCCGTTGCGCGCGCTTGCCGACGCCGCGCTGGCCAGGGCGCGGGCGTTGGGAGTCGAGCACGCGGACTTCCGGCTGGAGCGGGTGCGCAGTGCGGCGTGGCGGTTGCGGGACGCCCGCCCGGCCGGCGCCTCCGACTCCACGGATCTGGGGTACGCGGTGCGGGTGGTGCACGGCGGGGCGTGGGGCTTCGCCGCCGGCGTGGACCTGACGATGGACGGCGCGGCGAAGGTCGCCTCGCAGGCCGTCGCGATGGCGAAGCTGTCGGCGAAGGTGATCGCCGCCGCCGGCGCGCAGGACCCGGTGGAACTGGCCGCCGAGCCGGTGCACCCGGACCGCACCTGGGTCTCGTCCTACGACGTCAATCCGTTCGACGTGCCCGACGCGGAGAAGACCGCCCTGCTCGCCGAGTGGAGCTCGCGGCTGCTGGCCGCGGAGGGCGTCTCCCATGTGGACGCGTCGCTGCTGACCGTGCAGGAGAACAAGTTCTACGCCGATACCGCCGGCACCAGCACCACCCAGCAGCGGGTTCGGCTGCACCCGTCGCTGACCGCCGTGTCGGTCGACCCGGACAACGGCGACTTCGACTCGATGCGCACCCTCGCCCCGCCGGTCGGCCGCGGCTGGGAGTACCTGACCGGCGACACCTGGGACTGGGACGGCGAACTGGCCGCGATCCCGGGCCTGCTCGCCGAGAAGATGCGCGCCCCCTCGGTGGAGGCCGGCCGGTACGACCTGGTGGTCGACCCGTCGAACCTCTGGCTGACCATCCACGAGTCGGTCGGCCACGCCACCGAGCTGGACCGCGCGCTGGGATACGAAGCGGCCTACGCGGGCACCTCGTTCGCCACCTTCGACCAGCTCGGCACCTTGAAGTACGGCTCCTCACACATGAACGTGACCGGGGACCGCACCGCCGAACACGGCCTGGCCACCATCGGGTTCGACGACGAAGGCGTGGCCGCCCATTCCTGGGACCTGGTGCGCGACGGCGTCCTGGTCGGCTACCAGCTCGACCGGCGGATCGCGAAGCTCACCGGCTTCGAGCGGTCCAACGGCTGCGCGTACGCCGACTCCCCCGGCCACGTCCCGGTGCAGCGCATGGCCAACGTGTCGCTGCAGCCCGCGCCGGACGGCCCCTCCACCGAGGAGCTGATCGGCTCGGTCGACCACGGGATCTACGTGGTCGGCGACCGCTCCTGGTCCATCGACATGCAGCGCTACAACTTCCAGTTCACCGGCCAGCGGTTCTTCCGGATCGAGCACGGCAAGCTCGCCGGCCAGCTCAAGGACGTCGCCTACCAGGCCACCACCACCGACTTCTGGGGCTCCATGGCCGCGGTCGGCGGCCCGCAGACCTACGTGCTCGGCGGCGCGTTCAACTGCGGGAAGGCCCAGCCGGGCCAGGTCGCGGCGGTCAGCCACGGCTGCCCGTCGGCCCTCTTCCAGGACGTCAGCATTCTCAACACCACGCAGGAGGCCGGCCGATGACCAGCAGCGCCAGCAGCGCGGCGACCAAGCCGCACGAGATCGTCGAGCGGGCCCTGGAGCTGTCCCGGGCCGACGGCTGCGTGGTGATCGCGGAGGAGGAGTCAAGCGCCAATCTCCGCTGGGCGGCCAACTCCCTGACCACGAACGGCGTGACCCGCGGCCGTACCCTCACCGTGATCGCCACCGTCGACGGCGCCCAGGGCACCGCCTCGGGCATGGTGTCGCGGTCCGCGGTGACCGCAGACGAGTTGGAGCCGCTGGTGCGGGCCGCGGAGGCGGCGGCCAGGGAGGCCGGGCCCGCGGAGGACGCCCAGCCGCTGGTGGCCGGCGGCGCCCCTTCGGCCGACTTCACCGCGCCACCCGCCGAGACCTCCTCCGACGTGTTCGCGGCCTTCGCGCCCGCGCTGGGCGAGGCGTTCGGCACCGCCCGGGCCGGCGGGCGCGAACTGTACGGCTTCGCGCACCACTACGTGACCTCCACCTACCTGGGCACCTCCACCGGGCTGCGGCTTCGCCACGACCAGCCGTCCGGCACCCTTGAGGTGAACGCGAAGTCGCCCGACCGCACCCGCTCCGCGTGGGCGGGCCGTTCCACCCGCGACTTCACCGACGTCGATCCGCTGGCGCTGGACGCCGAGTTGGCGCAGCGGCTGGTCTGGGCGGAGCGCAAGGTGGAGCTGCCCGCCGGGCGCTACGAGACGCTGCTGCCGCCCACCGCGGTCGCGGACCTGATGATCTACCAGCTGTGGTCGTCCGGGGCCCGCGACGCGGCCGAGGGCCGCACGGTCTTCTCCAGCACCGGCGGCGGCACCCGGATCGGCGAGAAGATCGCCGCACTGCCGCTGACGCTGCGCAGCGACCCGGCCGAACCCGGCCTGGAGGCAGCGCCGTTCGTCATCGCGCACGCGTCGGACGACGACTCGTCGGTCTTCGACAACGGGCTGCCGCTCGGCCCGGTGGACTGGGTGCGCGAGGGCACCCTCAACCGGCTGGTCACCACCCGGCACAGCGCCGAGCTGACCGGGGTGCCGCTCGCACCCGCGGTGGACAACATGGTGCTGGACGGCGGCGGCACCCGGTCGCTGGCGGAGATGGTCGCCGACACCGAGCGCGGCCTGCTGCTGACCTGCCTGTGGTACATCCGCGAGGTGGACCCGGCGACACTGCTGCTGACCGGCCTGACCCGCGACGGCGTGTACCTGGTGGAGGACGGCGAGGTGACCGGAGCGGTGAACAACTTCCGGTTCAACGAGTCGCCGGTCGACCTGATGGGCCGGGCCACCGAGGCGGGCCGCACCGAGCGCACCCTGCCCCGCGAGTGGGGCGACTACTTCACCCGTGCCGCCACCCCGGCGCTGCGGATTCCCGATTTCAACATGAGTTCGGTCAGCCAAGGGGTCTGACCGGCACGGGCCGGCCGGGACAGACCCGGCCGGCCCCGGCGGAGGGGGGCACATGCTCGACGAGAAGCAGACGGTCAAGGTCTCGAAGTTCCTGTCGCTGGTGCTACGGCACAACCCGCAGGCAGCCAACATCACCCTCGACGAGGCGGGCTGGGTGGGAGTCGACGAGCTGCTCGCCGGGTGCGCCGCCAGGGGCCGCCGGATCTCGCGCGCCGACCTGGACCACGTGGTCGCGACGAACAACAAGCGCAGGTTCGCCTACTCCGCGGACGGCCGCCGGATACGGGCCAGCCAGGGCCACTCGGTGCCCGTGGAGCTGGGCCTGGCCGCCGCCGATCCCCCGGCGGTGCTCTACCACGGCACCGCGGCGGCCACGCTGCCGCTCATCTGGCGGGACGGGCTGCGGCCGATGTCCCGGCAGGACGTGCACCTGTCGGCGGACACCGAGACGGCCGCGCGGGTGGGTTCGCGGCACGGCCGTCCGGTGGTGCTGGCGGTGGACGCGGCGGGACTGGCCGCGGAGGGAGGCGAGTTCCGGCTCAGCGCGAACGGAGTGTGGCTCACCGACCGGGTACCACCGCAGTGGCTGCGGCAGTTGCCGTAAGACGCCCGCCGTCCACCACCGTGGCTGCGGCAGTTGCCGTAAGGCCCTGCCGTCCGGACCTCCCGGCGTCACACCGACGTGGTGCGCTTGCGCCGCCTGTGCGCGGCCCACAGCGCGTCGCCGAGCGCCACCAGCACGATCGCGCCGATCAGTTGGAGGACGTGCCGGGTCCAGTCGATGCCCTTGGTGTCGCGGACGCCGAGCCACCGGGACACGCCGTTGCCGAACGCGCTGCCGCCCATACCGCAGATCAAGGTGAGCCACAGGGGCAGGCTCTGCTTGCCCGGGATGATCGCTTTCGCGATCAGACCGAGCACCAGGCCGACGATGATCGCCCACAACCAACCCATGCCGCTCGCCTCCTCCGGCCGGACGGCGAATGCCCGGCAGCCGTCCCGCAAGTGTCCGTCCGAGTGGTCTACGCCGCATGTCGGGCGGCTGCCTACCGAGCGGGACGCAGACCCGGCACCGCACACCCGCGCCCGCCCCGCCCTGCTGCGCGGCGGCCCGGCGGCGTACCTTGGAGCTACCGGGCAGCAGGTGTCGTGACCCGTGATCGGCACAACCCGGTGTATGGAGCAGGCGGTGGAGCGGGATGGGGAAGCAGGGCGGGCCGGAGATCTTCCAGATCACCGGTGCACGGACCGGGCTCACCGACGACGTACGCGGGCGCCAGCGGCGGTACATCATCTCGATGTC comes from Streptomyces sp. NBC_00448 and encodes:
- a CDS encoding TldD/PmbA family protein produces the protein MPHEVDESFMALPLRALADAALARARALGVEHADFRLERVRSAAWRLRDARPAGASDSTDLGYAVRVVHGGAWGFAAGVDLTMDGAAKVASQAVAMAKLSAKVIAAAGAQDPVELAAEPVHPDRTWVSSYDVNPFDVPDAEKTALLAEWSSRLLAAEGVSHVDASLLTVQENKFYADTAGTSTTQQRVRLHPSLTAVSVDPDNGDFDSMRTLAPPVGRGWEYLTGDTWDWDGELAAIPGLLAEKMRAPSVEAGRYDLVVDPSNLWLTIHESVGHATELDRALGYEAAYAGTSFATFDQLGTLKYGSSHMNVTGDRTAEHGLATIGFDDEGVAAHSWDLVRDGVLVGYQLDRRIAKLTGFERSNGCAYADSPGHVPVQRMANVSLQPAPDGPSTEELIGSVDHGIYVVGDRSWSIDMQRYNFQFTGQRFFRIEHGKLAGQLKDVAYQATTTDFWGSMAAVGGPQTYVLGGAFNCGKAQPGQVAAVSHGCPSALFQDVSILNTTQEAGR
- a CDS encoding TldD/PmbA family protein, which produces MTSSASSAATKPHEIVERALELSRADGCVVIAEEESSANLRWAANSLTTNGVTRGRTLTVIATVDGAQGTASGMVSRSAVTADELEPLVRAAEAAAREAGPAEDAQPLVAGGAPSADFTAPPAETSSDVFAAFAPALGEAFGTARAGGRELYGFAHHYVTSTYLGTSTGLRLRHDQPSGTLEVNAKSPDRTRSAWAGRSTRDFTDVDPLALDAELAQRLVWAERKVELPAGRYETLLPPTAVADLMIYQLWSSGARDAAEGRTVFSSTGGGTRIGEKIAALPLTLRSDPAEPGLEAAPFVIAHASDDDSSVFDNGLPLGPVDWVREGTLNRLVTTRHSAELTGVPLAPAVDNMVLDGGGTRSLAEMVADTERGLLLTCLWYIREVDPATLLLTGLTRDGVYLVEDGEVTGAVNNFRFNESPVDLMGRATEAGRTERTLPREWGDYFTRAATPALRIPDFNMSSVSQGV
- a CDS encoding RNA 2'-phosphotransferase; protein product: MLDEKQTVKVSKFLSLVLRHNPQAANITLDEAGWVGVDELLAGCAARGRRISRADLDHVVATNNKRRFAYSADGRRIRASQGHSVPVELGLAAADPPAVLYHGTAAATLPLIWRDGLRPMSRQDVHLSADTETAARVGSRHGRPVVLAVDAAGLAAEGGEFRLSANGVWLTDRVPPQWLRQLP
- a CDS encoding GlsB/YeaQ/YmgE family stress response membrane protein, which codes for MGWLWAIIVGLVLGLIAKAIIPGKQSLPLWLTLICGMGGSAFGNGVSRWLGVRDTKGIDWTRHVLQLIGAIVLVALGDALWAAHRRRKRTTSV
- a CDS encoding globin family protein, producing the protein MTVDPSLIRSSFKVVEPNGSQVTAYFYEHLFANHPEVRPLFAPHIDEQRDRLWAALGALVANIENPETLTGMLQNLGRRHVGYGALAEHYPAVGASLIATLQHYAGDAWTPAVEESWTGVYGVISDTMVAAGDAAAR